A region of Clostridium acetobutylicum ATCC 824 DNA encodes the following proteins:
- the corA gene encoding magnesium/cobalt transporter CorA has product MSRYTKGVSKKKGLKPGSLIHVGNSTGKKTEIHIIDYKDDYFEEKDVHSIDECLKYRDTDNMTWININGLEDIDLYEKVGKYFGVHSLIMEDILNTNQRPKIEEFEKYIFIVLKMIYFREDKLVVEQVSIICMENLIITFQEEGKDGDVFGNLRDRIRNTKSKIRKTGVGYLTYALIDSIVDNYFVILEKVEDKIENFEESLMTTATNNLFNEVYNLKRQMIFLWKAVWPLREIINTLQRGEVEIIGSDISIYFKDVYDHTVQVIDTIELFRDMIAGLLDTYLSSASNKMNEIMKFLTIFSTIFIPLSFLVGVYGMNFDYMPELKFRYGYAVLWVIMISLSAFMLMYFRKKKWL; this is encoded by the coding sequence ATGTCTAGATATACAAAAGGAGTATCTAAAAAGAAGGGATTAAAGCCAGGCAGTTTGATACATGTAGGAAATTCTACAGGAAAAAAAACAGAAATACATATTATTGATTATAAGGATGATTATTTTGAGGAAAAGGATGTTCATAGTATTGATGAGTGCTTAAAATACAGAGATACAGATAATATGACATGGATAAATATAAACGGACTTGAAGATATAGATTTATATGAAAAGGTTGGAAAGTATTTTGGAGTCCATTCACTTATAATGGAGGATATACTAAATACTAATCAAAGACCTAAAATAGAAGAGTTCGAAAAATATATTTTTATTGTTTTAAAAATGATATATTTTAGGGAAGATAAACTTGTAGTTGAGCAGGTTAGTATAATATGTATGGAAAATCTTATTATTACTTTTCAAGAAGAAGGCAAGGATGGAGATGTTTTTGGAAATTTAAGAGACAGAATTAGAAATACTAAAAGTAAAATAAGAAAAACAGGGGTTGGATATCTTACATATGCGTTAATTGATTCTATAGTTGATAATTATTTTGTGATTTTAGAAAAGGTTGAAGATAAAATTGAAAATTTTGAAGAGTCTCTTATGACAACTGCCACAAATAATTTATTTAATGAAGTATATAATCTTAAAAGACAAATGATATTTTTATGGAAAGCAGTTTGGCCTTTAAGAGAAATAATAAATACGCTTCAAAGAGGAGAAGTTGAAATTATAGGAAGCGATATAAGTATTTATTTTAAAGATGTTTATGACCATACTGTGCAGGTAATAGATACAATAGAGCTCTTTAGAGATATGATAGCGGGACTTCTTGATACATACTTATCGAGTGCTAGTAACAAAATGAATGAAATAATGAAATTTTTGACTATTTTTTCAACAATATTTATACCACTTTCTTTTCTTGTTGGTGTATATGGTATGAACTTCGATTATATGCCAGAACTTAAATTCAGATATGGATATGCTGTTCTTTGGGTGATTATGATATCACTATCTGCATTTATGTTAATGTATTTTAGAAAGAAAAAATGGCTTTAA
- a CDS encoding RNase H family protein gives MRRLDNFKIYSDGSYLDDKVGYGAVILKNGECIKKIYGRVCETYATGSRQVGGEIKAVEHALTWCDENNIHSVTVYYDFENIEKWAKGDYTANKPLTQEFKEFIEKCTIDINWVKVKSHTGIKWNDAADVLAKKGTLEEEYPLDNRKDVINKLTPPNASDSYFEELKDFCENFVNFLNDRGYNSIFKGVFNSCDGMIEIWINESKVGNLHVYNTSKKKLSPAYHDIKREDYKSDLEKLFCIYKKN, from the coding sequence GTGAGGCGGTTGGACAATTTTAAAATATATTCTGATGGTTCATATTTAGATGACAAAGTTGGATACGGAGCTGTTATTTTAAAGAATGGTGAGTGTATAAAGAAGATCTATGGTAGAGTTTGCGAAACTTATGCAACAGGATCTAGACAGGTTGGTGGAGAAATAAAGGCAGTGGAACATGCTCTTACTTGGTGTGATGAAAATAATATTCATAGTGTAACTGTATATTACGATTTTGAAAATATAGAAAAATGGGCTAAAGGAGACTATACGGCAAATAAACCTTTAACTCAGGAATTCAAAGAATTTATAGAGAAGTGCACAATTGATATAAATTGGGTTAAGGTAAAAAGTCATACAGGTATAAAGTGGAATGATGCTGCAGATGTACTTGCAAAGAAGGGAACGCTTGAAGAAGAATATCCTTTAGATAATAGAAAAGATGTAATAAATAAACTTACGCCACCAAACGCTTCTGATTCGTATTTTGAAGAATTAAAGGATTTTTGCGAGAATTTTGTGAATTTTCTAAATGATAGAGGATATAATAGCATTTTTAAAGGTGTATTTAATTCTTGTGATGGAATGATAGAAATATGGATTAATGAGTCTAAGGTAGGAAATCTTCATGTTTATAATACGTCTAAAAAGAAACTTTCACCAGCATATCATGACATAAAAAGAGAGGATTATAAAAGTGATTTAGAAAAGCTTTTTTGTATATACAAAAAAAATTAA
- a CDS encoding NUDIX hydrolase, producing the protein MTGDKLVYDGWLKVYKRDVNGRTYDILKNYDAVSAFITNEFDDVLMVKQFRAAIMDETLEIPAGCLDIAGESPEDCLIREIKEETNLKIDKINLKKIISYKPTLGFSTSVLHLYHAKIKKSDLISNKVNDEDVNEVLWVDKNTFIEYIKNGKISDGKTIISYLYLRCMKAGL; encoded by the coding sequence ATGACTGGTGATAAATTAGTTTATGATGGTTGGCTTAAAGTCTACAAAAGAGATGTGAATGGAAGAACCTATGATATACTTAAAAATTACGATGCAGTATCAGCTTTCATAACAAATGAATTTGATGATGTATTGATGGTAAAACAGTTTAGAGCCGCTATAATGGATGAAACCCTTGAAATACCAGCTGGTTGCCTTGATATTGCAGGTGAGTCTCCTGAAGACTGTCTTATTCGTGAAATAAAAGAAGAAACCAATTTAAAAATAGACAAAATAAATTTGAAAAAAATAATATCCTACAAACCAACATTAGGTTTCAGTACAAGTGTATTGCATCTTTATCATGCAAAAATAAAGAAGTCCGACTTGATTTCTAATAAAGTTAATGATGAGGATGTAAATGAAGTGCTATGGGTAGATAAGAATACTTTTATAGAATATATAAAAAACGGCAAAATTTCCGATGGAAAAACCATAATAAGTTATTTATATCTTAGGTGTATGAAAGCAGGACTTTAA